The window TCACCGGGATCGACGTGAGCGTCCCCCAGCAGGCCGCTCGTCTCGTCGTCGCCTGGTCGTGAGCGTCGGCGCGCGTTCGTGTCCGATTGCGCAGGACGTATGCGCCGTCGACGGTGGGCCGTGCGACGCGGGGTTTGGGGAGACCCTCCAAATTCGAGTGGTGTGCGTGGACCGGGGGCGGCATGATGGGGGTATGACCTGCATCTGCCCCCGACTGGCCATCACCATCTGGTGCGCCTCGGTCGCCGTGGTCGGCATCGTGCTCGTCATGGCGCTCGGCGCTCCCGCACTCGTCGAGATCGGTCGGCACGTGCCGGACATCGGGGCACGTGTCGCGATGTGGGTGCAGAGCTTCGTCGAGCAGATCGTCCGCATCTTCCTGCCGTCCTGACCGACCGCGCCGAGCGACTGTCCTGACCGATCGCCCTGGCCGACTGCCCCGGGCGGGGCCGGGGTGGGCCTCGCGCGGCGGTAGCATCGCCGGATGCGTCGATCGATCTACAAGACCCCCACCGAACTCGTCGCGATGCTGCCCGCGGGCGCGCTGACGTGCGCCGCGCTCGACGCCGTCGAGGAAGCCATCGCGCCGGGCGTGACGACGCTCGAGCTCGACGCCGTCGCGCGACGCACGATCGAGGACGCGGGGGGCGAGTCGAACTTCGCGCTCGTTCCCGGCTACCGCCACACCGTGTGCGCGTCGGTCGACGATGCGGTCGTGCACGGCATTCCGTCGGCGACACCCCTGCGTGCGGGGCAGCTCGTCTCGATCGACGCCGGCGCGCAGCTCGACGGCTGGAACGGGGACTCGGCGCGCACCTTCGTCGTGCCCGGCGATGCCGACCCCGCCGCGATCGCCGCCGGGCGTCGTGTGAGCGACGCGTGCCGCGCCGCGATGTGGGCGGGCGTCGCGTCACTCGCGCGGCGCCGCCACCTCGGCGAGGTCGGCGCGGACATCGAGGCCGAGGTCGAGGAACAGGGCGACTTCGGCATCCTCGAGGACTACACGGGGCACGGCATCGGCCGGAACATGCACGAGGACCCGACGCTCTACAACTTCGCCGTGCGCGGACGCGGCCCGGTCATCAAGCCGGGGCTTGCGGTGTGTGTCGAGCCGATGCTCACGGCGGGATCGCCCGACGTCACGGAGGACGACGACGGCTGGACGGTGCGCACGCGCGACGGTTCGCTCGGGGCGCACTGGGAGCACACGGTGCTCGTGCACGCCGACGGCATCTGGGTGTCGACGGCGGCCGACGGCGGGGCGGCGGGTCTCGCACCGCACGGCATCACGCCGGTCCGCCCGCGCTGACCCCGCCCCGGCCCGAAAAAGCCGGGTTGTTGCTACCGGGCCCGGGGCCCGGTAGCAACAACCCGGCTTTTTGCGTGGGGGCGCGCAGCGCGGGGCAGAGGTAGAGGCAGAGGCAAGGGCAGCGGCAGAGGCGGAGCTTGGAGTGAGGTGGGTGAGAGCGGGGCGGGCGCGCGTGGGGCGTCTTGCCAAAGCGCGGGAGCTCGCCTAGACTTGACCGTCGGTGTGTCATCGCCGCGCCTTCCGTGCGCGCGAACGACACCTTCTCATCCGCACGACCAGCGTGTGGTTCCGCAGCGAGTGACAGTGAGTCTATGGCCAAGAAAGACGGCGTTATCGAGATCGAGGGTTCGGTCGTCGAAGCATTGCCCAACGCGATGTTCCGAGTCGAACTCACCAACGGGCACAAGGTCCTTGCCACCATTTCCGGCAAGATGCGGCAGCACTACATCCGCATCCTCCCCCAGGACCGCGTGATCGTCGAGCTCAGCCCGTACGACTTGACGCGTGGACGCATCGTCTACCGCTACAAGTAACCACCGCTGTAAGGAACGACCGCGCCTGGAAGGGCGCGGTACGAGGCCAGCGAACAGTAAAGGACGACCCATGAAGGTCAAGCCCAGCGTCAAGAAGATCTGTGACCACTGCAAGGTGATCCGTCGCCACGGTCGCGTCATGGTCATCTGCAAGTCCAACCCTCGCCACAAGCAGCGCCAGGGCTAGGACGCCGCGGGCGCCCCTCGGGGCGCACCCGGTGACAACTCAATACAGCAACCGCAGCGACGAGAACCACGGTCCGCGAGGACCACGGCGACACCCCCGGGATGAGGCCGGGGCCCAGCCGCTGCTCCACACCTCACAACCCACAGGAGAAATCCCATGGCACGTCTCGCAGGCGTCGACCTCCCGCGCGAAAAGCGCGTCGAGATCGCACTCACCTACATCTACGGCGTCGGCCGCACGAGCGCCCTCAAGGCACTCGCCGACACCGACATCTCGGGCGACATCCGAGTCAAGGACCTCAGCGACGACCAGCTCGTCGCGCTCCGCGATTACATCGAGGAGAACTTCAAGGTCGAGGGTGACCTCCGCCGTGAGGTCGCAGCCGACATCCGCCGCAAGGTCGAGATCGGCAGCTACGAGGGTCTTCGCCACCGCCGCGGCCTGCCCGTGCACGGTCAGCGCACCAAGACGAACGCGCGCACCCGCAAGGGCCCGAAGCGCACCGTCGCCGGCAAGAAGAAGGCGCGCTAGTCGTCCGGCAACGGATCGTCGCGCAGAAGATTTCGTAGGAGAGAACATTGGCTACCCCAAAGACCGCGGCACGCAAGCCGCGCCGCAAGGACAAGAAGAACATCGCCGTGGGCCAGGCCCACATCAAGTCGACGTTCAACAACACGATCGTGTCGATCACCGACCCGCAGGGTGCGGTCATCAGCTGGGCCTCCTCCGGCGGCGTGGGCTTCAAGGGCTCGCGCAAGTCGACGCCGTTCGCCGCGCAGCTCGCGGCCGAGTCGGCCGCCCGCCAGGCGCAGGAGCACGGCATGAAGAAGGTCGACGTGTT is drawn from Pseudoclavibacter chungangensis and contains these coding sequences:
- the rpsM gene encoding 30S ribosomal protein S13, translated to MARLAGVDLPREKRVEIALTYIYGVGRTSALKALADTDISGDIRVKDLSDDQLVALRDYIEENFKVEGDLRREVAADIRRKVEIGSYEGLRHRRGLPVHGQRTKTNARTRKGPKRTVAGKKKAR
- the infA gene encoding translation initiation factor IF-1, with translation MAKKDGVIEIEGSVVEALPNAMFRVELTNGHKVLATISGKMRQHYIRILPQDRVIVELSPYDLTRGRIVYRYK
- the map gene encoding type I methionyl aminopeptidase, whose product is MRRSIYKTPTELVAMLPAGALTCAALDAVEEAIAPGVTTLELDAVARRTIEDAGGESNFALVPGYRHTVCASVDDAVVHGIPSATPLRAGQLVSIDAGAQLDGWNGDSARTFVVPGDADPAAIAAGRRVSDACRAAMWAGVASLARRRHLGEVGADIEAEVEEQGDFGILEDYTGHGIGRNMHEDPTLYNFAVRGRGPVIKPGLAVCVEPMLTAGSPDVTEDDDGWTVRTRDGSLGAHWEHTVLVHADGIWVSTAADGGAAGLAPHGITPVRPR
- the rpmJ gene encoding 50S ribosomal protein L36, producing the protein MKVKPSVKKICDHCKVIRRHGRVMVICKSNPRHKQRQG
- the rpsK gene encoding 30S ribosomal protein S11 produces the protein MATPKTAARKPRRKDKKNIAVGQAHIKSTFNNTIVSITDPQGAVISWASSGGVGFKGSRKSTPFAAQLAAESAARQAQEHGMKKVDVFVKGPGSGRETAIRSLQAAGLEVGSINDVTPQAHNGCRPPKRRRV